From Plasmodium falciparum 3D7 genome assembly, chromosome: 9, one genomic window encodes:
- a CDS encoding type II NADH:ubiquinone oxidoreductase, which produces MLVKFRKCGQANIFRSISNVRKIYNVAKNNLKNNKDIERKEKIIILGSGWGGFNFLLNIDFKKYDVTLISPRNYFTFTPLLPCLCSGTLSVNVCTESIRNFLRKKNGYCGNYLQLECTDVFYEDKYINCIDIENNKVKLFYDYLIIAVGAKTNTFNINGVDKYAYFVKDIDDALKIRKKFLDILEKCTLPNISNEEKKKMLHVAVVGGGPTGVEVTAEFADFINKEVKINYKDIFNFISISIIEGGNNLLPTFTQNISDFTKENFHNLNINVLTNYYVIDVDKHSFHIQSSLNKNEKKKLSYGLLIWASGLAQTTLIQKFLKTIPVQANNAILKVDEKLRVIGIPSNNIYAIGDCKKIQPKLLHEHTNEIIKILTGNKLTSEALKLKQSELTKTFPQLSISKWDYEKNKKGEMTPQQFHDYLFEIDKNYKSPTPTAQNAKQEAYYLSNVFNNFIHTNQKFNIPSFIEKWKGSLAYIGNHQVVADLPYYELKGGRFSSTFWKVVYIQLLLSWKSRFHFFIDFIKTKWYGRPFIK; this is translated from the coding sequence atgttagtAAAGTTCAGGAAATGTGGACAAGCTAACATATTTCGAAGTATATCAAATGTACgtaaaatttataatgtagcaaaaaataatttaaaaaataataaagatatagaaagaaaagaaaagattaTAATCCTAGGTTCAGGATGGGGtggttttaattttttattaaatatagactttaaaaaatatgacgTAACTTTAATATCTCCTCGTAATTATTTTACGTTTACTCCTTTATTACCATGTTTATGTAGTGGTACATTAAGCGTAAATGTATGTACAGAAAGTATTCGaaattttttaagaaaaaaaaatgggtACTGTGGGAATTATTTACAATTAGAATGTACAGATGTTTTTTAtgaagataaatatattaattgtatagatattgaaaataataaagtgaaattattttatgattatttaattatagcTGTAGGGGCAAAAACGaatacatttaatattaatggtGTTGATAAATATGCATATTTTGTGAAAGATATTGATGATGCATTAAAAATTCGGAAAAAGTTTTTAGATATTTTAGAAAAGTGTACATTACCAAATATATCTAATGaagagaaaaagaaaatgttaCATGTAGCTGTTGTAGGAGGAGGTCCTACAGGTGTCGAAGTTACCGCAGAATTTGctgattttattaataaagaagttaaaataaattataaggatatttttaattttatatctattAGTATTATAGAAGGaggaaataatttattaccaACATTTACACAAAATATTTCAGATTTTACCAAAGAAAATTTTCATAATCTTAATATTAATGTCTTAacaaattattatgtaatagATGTAGATAAACATTCTTTTCATATACAATCAAgtcttaataaaaatgaaaaaaaaaaactttcaTATGGTCTTCTTATCTGGGCTAGTGGATTAGCACAAACAACACTTATACAAaagtttttaaaaacaatacCTGTACAAGCAAATAATGCTATTCTAAAAGTAGATGAAAAATTAAGAGTTATTGGTATTCCatctaataatatttatgctATAGGTGActgtaaaaaaatacaacCAAAATTATTACATGAACATACCAATgaaattatcaaaatattaaCAGGTAATAAATTAACTTCAGAAgcattaaaattaaaacaatCTGAACTAACTAAAACATTTCCTCAATTAAGTATATCCAAATGggattatgaaaaaaataaaaaaggtgAAATGACTCCTCAACAATTTcatgattatttatttgaaatagataaaaattataaatcaCCTACACCTACTGCACAAAATGCTAAACAAGAAGCTTATTATCTATCAaatgtttttaataattttatacatactaatcaaaaatttaatataccaTCATTTATCGAAAAATGGAAAGGATCATTAGCATATATAGGTAATCATCAAGTTGTTGCAGATTTACCCTATTATGAATTAAAAGGAGGAAGATTCTCTTCTACTTTTTGGAAAgttgtatatatacaattattgTTATCCTGGAAATCGAGGTTCCATTTTTTCATCGATTTTATTAAGACCAAATGGTATGGGCGTCCTTTCatcaaatga
- a CDS encoding SUMO-conjugating enzyme UBC9 — MSIAKKRLAQERAEWRKDHPAGFSAKYSPMSDGKGLDIMKWICKIPGKKGGLWEGGEYPLTMEFTEDYPSKPPKCKFTTVLFHPNIYPSGTVCLSILNEDEDWKPSITIKQILLGIQDLLDNPNPNSPAQAEPFLLYQQDRDSYEKKVKKQAIEFRPKD; from the exons atgtcTATTGCTAAGAAAAGGTTAGCACAAGAAAGGGCAGAGTGGAGAAAAGATCACCCTGCCGGATTTTCAGCAAAATATAGTCCCATGAGTGATGGCAAGGGTTTAGATATAATGAAATGGATTTGTAAAATACCAGGAAAAAag ggAGGTTTATGGGAAGGTGGTGAATATCCTTTAACCATGGAATTTACGGAGGACTATCCTAGTAAACCCCCCAAATGTAAATTTACCACGGTCTTATTTCATCCGAATATTTATCCGTCAg GCACTGTTTGTTTATCCATTCTGAACGAAGATGAAGATTGGAAGCCATCCATaacaataaaacaaatacTTTTAGGAATACAA GACTTGTTGGATAACCCTAACCCTAATTCGCCTGCTCAGGCGGAGCCTTTCCTTTTATATCAACAAGACCGAGATTCTTATGAGAAGAAAGTTAAAAAGCAAGCCATAGAATTTAGACCAAAGgattga